One Elephas maximus indicus isolate mEleMax1 chromosome 18, mEleMax1 primary haplotype, whole genome shotgun sequence genomic region harbors:
- the LOC126061559 gene encoding olfactory receptor 5K3-like, with the protein MKKDNQSMTNEFILIGFMDHPDQKTLLFVVFFAIYLITMVGNLGLVALIFMERRLHTPMYIFLGNLALMDSCSSCAITPKMLENFFSEDRMISLYECMAQFYFLCLAETADCCLLAAMAYDRYVAICRPLQYHTMMSKKLCIQMTIGAYIAGNLHSMIHVVLLLRLTFCGSRQINHFFCDVLPLYRLSCVDPSINELMILIFSGSIQTFTITVVLISYLYILFTIFKMKSKEGRGKALSTCASHFLSVSIFYGSLLFVYIRPSSVNEGNKDIPVAIFYTLVIPLLNPFIYSLRNKDVIIIMKTIMNNRKSHNILE; encoded by the coding sequence ATGAAAAAGGACAATCAGTCCATGACAAATGAGTTTATCCTCATAGGATTTATGGATCACCCAGATCAGAAGACCCTTCTGTTTGTGGTGTTCTTTGCCATTTATCTGATCACCATGGTGGGGAATCTTGGTTTGGTGGCATTGATTTTCATGGAGCGCCgtctccacacacccatgtacatcTTTCTGGGCAATCTGGCTCTGATGGATTCCTGCTCTTCCTGTGCCATTACCCCCAAGATGTTAGAGAACTTCTTTTCTGAGGACAGAATGATTTCTCTCTATGAATGCATGgcacaattttattttctctgcctTGCTGAAACTGCAGACTGCTGTCTCCTGGCAGcaatggcctatgatcgctatgtggcaATATGTCGTCCACTGCAGTACCACACCATGATGTCGAAGAAACTCTGCATTCAGATGACCATAGGGGCCTACATAGCTGGGAACCTGCATTCCATGATTCATGTAGTACTTCTATTAAGGTTAACCTTTTGTGGCTCTCGTCaaatcaatcactttttttgTGACGTTCTTCCATTATACAGACTCTCCTGTGTTGACCCTTCTATCAATGAATTGATGATCCTTATCTTTTCAGGGTCAATTCAAACCTTTACTATTACCGTAGTCCTAATCTCTTATCTTTACATCCTTTTCactattttcaaaatgaaatccaAAGAGGGAAGAGGCAAAGCTTTATCTACTTGTGCGTctcactttctctctgtctcaataTTCTATGGTTCTCTTCTCTTTGTGTACATTCGGCCAAGTTCAGTTAACGAAGGGAACAAAGATATACCAGTTGCTATTTTTTATACTCTAGTAATTCCTTTATTAAACCCTTTTATCTATAGTCTAAGAAATAAGGATGTAATAATTATTATGAAAACAATTATGAACAATAGAAAATCTCATAACATTCTGGAATAA